One window from the genome of Verrucomicrobiia bacterium encodes:
- a CDS encoding vWA domain-containing protein encodes MFQFFQPAWLLLLIPLAVALFVWPLASRGLRVLRAVIFILITLALAQFTIRLPDRAGTVVVVADRSESMPKQADNAQKEIIDLLHKAMRPRDQLGVVAFGRQAVVEHHPQHGEFSGFTAQVGSEHSDLNSAIESALALIPPDAGGRILVLSDGKWTGGDPMNAAARAAGRGVGLDYRLLSRPQVSDVAIQSLLAPDSVMPAQAFVVSGWVRSPADVEVQYRLRRGNTVIASGTRQLTAGLNRLMFRDRAGGAGVQEYALSIDGLEQDPIPENNEARALVSVEGTRPLLIVSAAGESSGLAQLLKRSGVDLIVQRPTECEWSLEGLAQFAGVLIENVPANQVGSSGMESIAAWVEETGSGLMLTGGQKAYGPGGYFKSPLDRVLPISMEMRREHRKMSLAIVVALDRSGSMAAPAGAGRTKMDLADLGTVQVLDLLSPLDEIGVIAVDSSPHVIVPLNSVEVNQSQRGRILSIGSMGGGIFVFEALSAASSMVLAAKAETKHIILFADAADSEEPGRYVALLEKCREAGVTVSVIGLGTEHDVDAALLKDIAARGGGTCYFTASPDEIPRLFAQDTFTVARSTFVDTPTPFQLTAGFTALGATLPQNPPALGGYNLCYIRPEANLAAVTQDEYAAPVVASWNAGNGRVLCYLGEADGKFSGDFAGWVQVGEFYATLAGWTAGKRQPLPDDQLLVQRVRDGFCVVQLHLDPARKGDPFQALPRVKVLHGSQGSAPARRTIPLQWKSADLLEATIPISGRETVLNTVEIPGHGPITLAPVCLPYSPEFAPDQPGRGAPTLVQLAAATGGKERIELPQIWADLVAKPRWIDLSPWLFVMAALLFLVEIFERRTGWFGRIRKSASAAGAKAEPVPAEGRPAVKSPRAPAAPTAELKKPSAARHPAPVPADDAGASAVDALRKARERAGRRTKRD; translated from the coding sequence ATGTTCCAATTCTTCCAGCCTGCATGGCTTCTGTTGTTGATCCCCCTTGCGGTCGCTCTGTTCGTCTGGCCGCTCGCCAGCCGGGGCTTGCGCGTGCTGCGCGCCGTCATCTTCATTTTGATTACGCTAGCGCTCGCGCAATTCACCATTCGCCTCCCCGATCGCGCGGGAACCGTGGTGGTTGTTGCGGATCGCAGTGAGTCGATGCCCAAACAGGCGGATAACGCGCAAAAGGAAATCATTGATCTGCTTCACAAAGCGATGCGACCGCGGGATCAACTCGGTGTGGTGGCCTTCGGCAGGCAGGCGGTTGTGGAACATCATCCGCAGCACGGCGAGTTCAGCGGCTTCACTGCGCAGGTGGGAAGCGAACATTCCGACCTGAACAGCGCGATCGAATCCGCTTTGGCTCTCATTCCGCCTGATGCTGGTGGCCGCATTCTGGTTCTCTCTGACGGAAAATGGACGGGCGGTGATCCGATGAACGCGGCAGCGCGCGCGGCGGGACGCGGCGTGGGGTTGGATTACAGGCTCCTCTCGCGGCCCCAGGTGAGCGACGTGGCGATCCAATCGTTGCTCGCGCCGGATTCCGTGATGCCCGCCCAGGCCTTTGTGGTCAGCGGATGGGTGCGTTCGCCTGCGGACGTGGAGGTGCAGTATCGACTTCGCCGTGGCAACACCGTCATTGCCTCAGGCACGCGCCAACTCACTGCAGGATTGAACCGATTGATGTTTCGCGATCGCGCAGGCGGGGCGGGCGTGCAGGAGTATGCGTTGTCGATCGATGGACTTGAGCAGGATCCAATTCCCGAGAACAACGAGGCGCGCGCGCTGGTTTCGGTCGAAGGCACGCGTCCGCTGCTCATCGTGTCGGCCGCGGGCGAAAGTTCCGGTCTGGCGCAATTGCTCAAGCGCAGCGGCGTTGATCTGATCGTTCAGCGGCCCACTGAATGCGAGTGGTCGCTCGAAGGGCTCGCACAATTCGCGGGCGTGCTGATTGAAAATGTTCCTGCAAACCAGGTTGGCAGCAGCGGAATGGAATCCATTGCGGCCTGGGTCGAGGAAACTGGCAGCGGCCTGATGCTCACCGGCGGACAGAAAGCCTATGGCCCCGGCGGATATTTCAAGTCGCCGCTGGATCGCGTTTTGCCTATCTCCATGGAAATGCGACGCGAGCATCGCAAGATGTCGCTCGCGATTGTCGTTGCCCTCGATCGTTCGGGCAGCATGGCCGCTCCCGCGGGCGCGGGACGCACCAAAATGGATCTTGCAGACCTCGGAACTGTTCAAGTGCTCGATCTGCTTTCGCCGCTCGACGAGATCGGTGTCATCGCTGTCGACAGCTCGCCCCATGTCATCGTCCCATTGAACTCCGTGGAGGTGAACCAATCGCAGCGCGGACGCATCCTCAGCATCGGTTCGATGGGCGGCGGCATTTTTGTATTCGAAGCCTTGTCGGCGGCATCGAGCATGGTGCTGGCCGCAAAGGCAGAAACAAAGCACATCATTCTGTTCGCGGACGCGGCGGATTCGGAGGAACCCGGACGGTATGTTGCGCTTCTCGAAAAATGCCGCGAGGCAGGAGTGACGGTCAGCGTGATCGGATTGGGAACTGAGCACGATGTCGATGCTGCCTTGCTCAAGGACATCGCGGCGCGGGGTGGGGGAACCTGCTACTTCACGGCATCGCCCGACGAAATCCCGCGGCTGTTCGCCCAGGACACATTCACGGTCGCGCGCAGCACGTTCGTCGACACACCCACGCCCTTCCAATTGACGGCCGGTTTTACCGCGCTCGGCGCCACGTTGCCGCAGAATCCCCCGGCACTGGGCGGCTACAATCTCTGTTACATACGCCCCGAGGCCAACCTCGCCGCCGTGACGCAGGATGAATATGCGGCGCCCGTGGTGGCGTCATGGAACGCGGGAAACGGACGCGTGTTGTGTTACCTGGGTGAAGCCGACGGAAAATTTAGCGGCGATTTTGCGGGTTGGGTTCAGGTTGGGGAATTCTACGCAACACTGGCTGGCTGGACGGCGGGGAAACGCCAGCCGCTTCCCGATGATCAGTTGCTCGTGCAGCGGGTGCGCGATGGGTTCTGTGTGGTGCAACTGCATCTCGATCCCGCCCGCAAAGGCGATCCCTTCCAGGCACTGCCCCGGGTGAAGGTGCTGCACGGGAGCCAGGGGTCTGCGCCCGCGCGGCGGACGATTCCATTGCAATGGAAGAGCGCGGATCTGCTTGAGGCAACGATTCCCATTTCCGGGCGTGAAACTGTATTGAACACGGTGGAGATTCCGGGGCACGGGCCGATCACGCTTGCTCCTGTGTGTTTGCCGTATTCACCCGAGTTCGCGCCCGATCAACCCGGGCGCGGTGCGCCGACGCTGGTGCAACTTGCGGCGGCGACTGGCGGGAAGGAACGGATTGAACTGCCGCAGATCTGGGCTGACCTCGTCGCCAAGCCGCGATGGATCGATCTGAGCCCGTGGCTGTTTGTCATGGCTGCTCTGCTGTTCCTGGTGGAAATCTTCGAACGCCGCACGGGATGGTTTGGGCGAATTCGAAAATCCGCTTCCGCGGCTGGGGCTAAGGCCGAGCCGGTCCCGGCGGAGGGGCGCCCGGCCGTGAAATCCCCGCGCGCGCCCGCCGCCCCCACAGCCGAGCTGAAAAAGCCATCCGCAGCCCGACATCCCGCCCCCGTCCCCGCCGATGACGCCGGTGCTTCGGCGGTGGACGCCCTGCGAAAAGCGCGGGAGCGGGCGGGTCGCCGCACGAAGCGCGACTGA
- a CDS encoding glycoside hydrolase family 43 protein — protein MPPHSADPWMIYHGGFYYYCETRNKRHIYIRRSRTIAQIGADPGVCVWSAPSRGGNSNNVWAPELHLVDGRWYIYYAADDGRNENHRMWVLEGDGFDPIGRYRCRGRLETGGWAIDGTILTLDDSRKFFIWSGWPGKRDGLQNIYIAPMRDPVTISGPRVMIAAPTQRWERATMPICEGPQVLKRNGDIFIVYSASASWTPDYCLGLLHNNTGDVLNPAKWIKHGPVFQKTDQVWGVGHCSFVKSMCQTEDWIVYHSKTSLEHGWEDRDVHAKQFAWSSDGFPDFGEPLPRRAAVVPSRKGKSVPIAA, from the coding sequence CTGCCACCTCATTCGGCCGACCCGTGGATGATTTATCACGGCGGATTCTATTACTACTGCGAGACGCGGAACAAACGTCACATCTATATCCGCCGTTCCCGGACCATCGCGCAGATCGGGGCTGATCCTGGCGTGTGCGTCTGGAGCGCGCCTTCCCGCGGAGGCAACAGCAACAATGTCTGGGCTCCGGAACTTCACCTGGTCGACGGACGCTGGTACATCTATTACGCCGCAGACGACGGCCGGAATGAAAACCATCGCATGTGGGTTCTCGAAGGCGACGGCTTTGATCCCATCGGACGCTATCGCTGCCGCGGGCGCCTGGAAACGGGCGGATGGGCGATTGATGGAACCATCCTGACTCTCGACGACAGCCGCAAGTTTTTCATCTGGTCGGGCTGGCCCGGCAAGCGCGACGGGCTTCAGAATATCTACATCGCTCCCATGCGCGACCCCGTGACGATTTCGGGTCCGCGTGTGATGATCGCCGCGCCGACACAGCGATGGGAACGCGCGACGATGCCCATCTGCGAAGGCCCGCAGGTGCTGAAGCGCAACGGCGACATTTTCATCGTCTATTCTGCGAGCGCAAGCTGGACCCCTGATTACTGTCTTGGATTGTTGCACAACAACACAGGCGATGTGTTGAATCCCGCCAAGTGGATCAAGCACGGCCCCGTGTTTCAAAAGACCGATCAGGTCTGGGGCGTCGGCCATTGCTCGTTCGTGAAGTCCATGTGCCAGACGGAGGACTGGATCGTTTATCACTCGAAGACCAGCCTCGAGCATGGCTGGGAAGATCGCGACGTCCATGCCAAGCAATTTGCCTGGAGCAGCGATGGCTTTCCTGATTTCGGCGAACCCCTTCCGCGCCGCGCTGCCGTTGTTCCTTCGCGCAAAGGAAAGTCGGTTCCGATCGCGGCATGA
- a CDS encoding M23 family metallopeptidase, with protein MMKKLFSTRTFLLAVQVTVAISAGMFAGAMWRLKHTEGKGAITTDSTNVRVTTRREGDQTRVYVHNLERSEVTMTFDFKVVNLKSDVTFPYTATFAPGETEAFVLAPNSPDKPWEYAYTNYFKLGSALAVPDGYLYTLPYEPGATFKVTQAFGGSFSHTGSNKYAIDWKMPEGTPIYAARGGLVIKSKDDSDLGGGSIRYDRYNNYVLIRHDDGTLGHYCHLLKDGVRVFPGQLVEAGEVIALSGNTGFSSGPHLHFCVFKTVSGRERVSIPIQFRGDNGAALTLVEGRRYTAPVVQQQASSQSTLASSVLQ; from the coding sequence ATGATGAAGAAACTGTTCTCCACCCGAACTTTTTTGCTGGCTGTCCAGGTCACCGTGGCAATTTCTGCCGGTATGTTTGCGGGCGCGATGTGGCGTCTGAAGCACACGGAAGGGAAGGGCGCCATCACCACGGATTCGACCAATGTCCGCGTCACCACCCGGCGCGAAGGCGATCAAACCCGCGTTTACGTTCACAACCTCGAGCGTTCCGAGGTCACGATGACGTTCGATTTCAAGGTCGTGAACCTGAAATCCGATGTGACGTTTCCCTACACCGCGACGTTCGCTCCCGGAGAAACCGAAGCCTTCGTGCTCGCCCCGAACTCGCCTGACAAGCCTTGGGAGTACGCCTACACGAATTATTTCAAGCTCGGAAGCGCGCTTGCCGTGCCGGACGGATATCTCTACACGCTCCCGTATGAGCCCGGCGCGACATTCAAGGTGACCCAGGCATTTGGAGGAAGCTTCAGCCACACGGGTTCGAACAAATACGCCATCGATTGGAAAATGCCCGAAGGGACGCCCATCTATGCGGCGCGCGGCGGGTTGGTCATCAAGTCCAAGGATGATTCAGACCTGGGCGGCGGGAGCATCCGGTACGATCGCTACAACAATTACGTTTTAATCCGTCACGATGACGGAACGCTGGGACACTACTGCCATTTGCTGAAGGACGGTGTCCGCGTGTTTCCGGGACAATTGGTAGAGGCAGGTGAGGTCATCGCTTTGTCTGGCAACACTGGATTCTCGAGCGGGCCGCATCTGCACTTCTGCGTGTTCAAAACCGTGAGCGGCCGCGAACGCGTCAGTATTCCAATTCAATTCCGCGGCGACAATGGCGCAGCACTGACGCTTGTCGAAGGCCGCCGCTATACCGCGCCCGTAGTGCAACAGCAGGCGAGCTCCCAGTCGACGCTTGCAAGTAGTGTGTTACAGTAG
- the cysK gene encoding cysteine synthase A — MGRIYNNIVETVGRTPLVRLNRVTEGLPATILLKCEFFNPLGSVKDRIGMAMIEDAERSGVLKKETVIIEPTSGNTGIALAFVAAAKGYKLILTMPETMSLERRTLLAMLGARLVLTPGTEGMKGAIAKAEQIARETPNSWIPQQFENPSNPAIHMKTTATELWEDTDGKIDILVSAVGTGGTITGCVEYIKPRKASFQAIAVEPKDSPVISQTLAGQPLKPGPHKIQGTGAGFIPKNLRLQDSKGTPQIVECVQVSNDDAFAMARRLAREEGVLAGISTGANVWAAMEIAKRPENKGKTIVTVACSTGERYLSTPLAAEARAEVGG, encoded by the coding sequence ATGGGACGCATCTATAACAATATTGTTGAAACCGTCGGTCGCACTCCACTAGTTCGCTTGAACCGAGTCACCGAAGGCCTGCCCGCAACGATTCTCCTCAAATGCGAATTCTTTAATCCTCTTGGCAGCGTCAAGGATCGTATCGGCATGGCGATGATCGAGGATGCGGAACGGAGCGGCGTGTTGAAGAAGGAAACCGTTATCATCGAGCCGACCAGCGGCAATACGGGCATCGCACTCGCATTTGTGGCTGCAGCCAAGGGCTACAAGCTCATCCTGACCATGCCGGAGACGATGTCGCTCGAACGACGCACGCTGCTGGCGATGCTGGGCGCGCGGCTCGTGCTGACACCTGGAACGGAAGGCATGAAGGGCGCCATTGCAAAGGCCGAACAGATCGCGCGCGAAACGCCGAACTCCTGGATTCCGCAACAATTTGAGAATCCTTCCAACCCCGCGATTCACATGAAGACCACGGCTACGGAACTTTGGGAGGATACAGACGGCAAGATCGATATCCTTGTGTCGGCTGTGGGAACGGGCGGAACGATCACGGGTTGTGTTGAATACATCAAGCCGCGGAAGGCTTCGTTTCAGGCGATCGCGGTCGAGCCGAAGGATTCGCCTGTGATTTCGCAGACGCTCGCGGGCCAGCCGCTCAAGCCAGGGCCGCACAAAATTCAGGGCACGGGCGCGGGATTCATTCCGAAGAACCTGCGTCTCCAGGACTCGAAAGGCACTCCGCAGATTGTCGAGTGCGTGCAGGTTTCAAACGACGATGCGTTTGCGATGGCACGACGGCTTGCCCGGGAAGAAGGCGTGCTGGCAGGGATTTCGACGGGTGCGAACGTTTGGGCGGCTATGGAAATCGCGAAGCGTCCGGAGAACAAGGGCAAGACGATTGTTACGGTCGCGTGCTCGACTGGAGAACGTTACCTGAGCACCCCGCTCGCAGCCGAAGCCCGCGCCGAAGTGGGCGGCTGA
- a CDS encoding VPDSG-CTERM sorting domain-containing protein has protein sequence MIIGTACFFIAGSAFGAAIVPSYDEFEDLPDATWGGTGIPTGPAAVRGAPNGAILGLIAHQRYNNPPLQNDGAGTYFAQPGANDGTPGNPGTAATWNIGFYVNLPTSLVAGDEYFRLYYDLDPSVGTDISQLGQLDFMVSSGNKIEGSENMSFGFWLIPFPGNTPASYAPFDPFATGEYSFALVALDDTGTELPDGRAAIIVRVGNVGTVPDAGSTFALLGGGLVLLTGLRRLLRVS, from the coding sequence ATGATCATTGGTACGGCGTGTTTTTTCATTGCCGGTTCGGCTTTTGGAGCGGCGATCGTCCCTTCATACGATGAGTTCGAGGATTTGCCGGACGCGACCTGGGGAGGGACGGGAATTCCGACCGGACCGGCCGCGGTGCGCGGCGCCCCCAATGGTGCGATACTCGGATTGATCGCCCATCAACGCTACAACAACCCGCCGCTTCAAAATGACGGCGCGGGAACCTACTTCGCGCAACCGGGTGCCAACGACGGTACGCCCGGGAATCCCGGAACGGCAGCAACGTGGAACATTGGATTTTATGTGAATCTGCCGACGTCGCTGGTGGCCGGAGATGAATACTTCCGCCTCTACTATGATCTAGATCCCAGTGTTGGAACGGACATCTCACAACTGGGGCAGCTCGATTTCATGGTTTCCTCGGGAAACAAGATCGAAGGCTCTGAGAACATGTCCTTCGGATTCTGGCTGATCCCCTTCCCGGGGAACACGCCCGCGAGCTATGCGCCGTTTGATCCTTTCGCGACCGGTGAATACAGCTTTGCGCTGGTGGCCCTTGACGACACCGGCACGGAACTTCCCGACGGCCGCGCAGCAATCATCGTTCGCGTTGGAAACGTCGGAACGGTTCCTGACGCGGGTTCTACTTTCGCGCTTCTTGGCGGCGGCCTCGTTCTATTGACTGGGTTGCGTCGGCTATTGCGTGTGTCGTAG
- a CDS encoding tetratricopeptide repeat protein, with product MIGLTLLARRPLLFRFFVCITMVSLFSTGCSKESRRDRALEKANEYFQAGDFPKASIEYQNAAKLDPEHNTAIQRLGQIYFKQGQSRRAHAFLRKAYEKDRKNLDILLPLLRIYRDGNDATNATAIATEILALQPANEEAVLTLVAMTSTEQESELNALLERLRSSENKAAFELASGIISVRRREFEKAETAFKAAEALNPSSPHIHAAMGNYYLMRGNRELAREHYEKRLKAAPDDLFSQIHFAEFRVLMGEKAQARRDLEALTKKAPEFVPAWSVLSAMALEDSRLEDCAQLVGKTLSLEPTDFRALLVRARLSLAQTNISQAIAQIRQLKAAYPRVPQVNMELARALLATNDMGAAVTALNEALAANPNFADALFLKAQVTYRQGDFVSAQSAFSDLTKLNPRLVPPQLGLAEVHLARGQPEQAIEVYNNLASLYPSNAQPRFLTGTVYRRQGKTAEAEKALNEALRLDRNHLPALHELLDLKVQEKQFAEAEEILKRLETLKPGDALVLFSRARLRLAQENSSAAENDLKQAIAADPSFFPSRDMLTALYLTTGRNAEALAFLEQSAAAFPRNFKVLLQTALLLDQGTNHAQAAAAYEKAIAVEPDSTLALNNLAYLYAEDLGNLERALELARRARQLAPEDPVVADTYGWVQFRRRDYAQALTPLLESAAKLTNNPHAQFHAGMASYMQGDEKNSPVFLKQALAMDQNVAGAEQARRCLAILQEPASSTNEASIVRLQEQLRIQPDDPIAGRRMAEVHRRAGNWAAARSALEKVLETTPKSAPVLIELAELLADRFADPKKAFELAKQARTADAANPAIAQTFARLAMRSGEQEWAASVLQEQVQNQRPPSAELLYDCAVALHSIGRTPEAIDHVRRSLEAAPSAAVQKSAQQFLVFATATNAPNAELVADAQARLKTEPQFLPALMVVASGQTTSGDIAAARKTYEQIMQDYPKFSPALRALVLLPGFKTDDPTGHDLALRARKAYPRDPQVAFVAGKSFFQRNDFNSARLPLTDATSGTNENAEALYYLGMIRYKSGDRARGVEDVRKAANLGLPAPLASAATDLLIQEDLAKQR from the coding sequence ATGATTGGTCTGACCTTGTTGGCGCGTCGTCCCCTGCTCTTCCGATTCTTTGTCTGCATCACGATGGTTTCTCTTTTCAGCACCGGGTGCTCCAAGGAATCGCGGCGGGATCGCGCGTTGGAAAAGGCCAATGAATACTTCCAGGCTGGCGACTTTCCCAAAGCTTCCATCGAATATCAAAACGCGGCAAAACTCGATCCAGAGCACAACACCGCGATTCAGCGGCTCGGCCAGATCTATTTCAAGCAAGGCCAGTCCCGCCGCGCCCACGCATTCCTGCGCAAGGCATATGAAAAGGACAGGAAGAACCTCGATATTCTCCTGCCGCTTCTTCGGATCTACAGGGACGGCAATGACGCCACAAACGCAACTGCCATCGCCACCGAAATCCTCGCATTGCAACCCGCGAACGAAGAAGCCGTTCTCACGCTGGTTGCGATGACTTCGACCGAACAGGAGTCAGAGCTGAACGCGCTTCTCGAACGGTTGCGCAGTTCTGAAAACAAAGCGGCCTTCGAACTCGCCAGCGGAATCATCAGCGTTCGCCGCCGTGAATTCGAGAAGGCGGAAACTGCTTTCAAGGCGGCCGAAGCTTTGAATCCGTCGTCACCTCACATCCACGCCGCCATGGGCAACTATTACCTGATGCGTGGCAATCGGGAGCTCGCCCGTGAACATTACGAGAAACGTTTGAAGGCCGCTCCCGACGACCTGTTCTCGCAAATCCACTTCGCTGAGTTCCGGGTGCTCATGGGTGAAAAGGCGCAGGCCCGCAGGGATCTTGAAGCCCTGACGAAAAAAGCGCCCGAGTTCGTTCCTGCCTGGAGCGTCCTGTCCGCAATGGCGCTGGAGGATTCGCGGCTCGAGGATTGTGCGCAGCTCGTGGGGAAGACCCTCAGCCTCGAGCCCACCGACTTCCGCGCCCTTCTTGTCCGCGCACGACTGAGCCTTGCACAAACCAACATCAGCCAGGCGATCGCGCAAATTCGGCAACTGAAGGCCGCCTATCCCCGCGTGCCGCAAGTCAACATGGAATTGGCGCGGGCACTTCTCGCAACCAACGACATGGGCGCAGCGGTCACGGCTCTCAATGAAGCCCTCGCTGCAAACCCCAATTTCGCCGATGCGCTGTTTCTCAAGGCGCAGGTCACGTATCGGCAGGGAGACTTTGTGTCGGCGCAATCCGCGTTTTCGGATCTCACGAAGCTGAACCCGCGCCTGGTTCCGCCGCAGCTTGGCCTGGCGGAGGTGCATCTCGCGCGAGGCCAGCCGGAACAGGCAATCGAGGTTTACAACAATCTCGCATCGCTTTACCCGTCCAATGCCCAGCCGCGATTCCTGACCGGAACGGTCTACCGCCGTCAGGGCAAAACCGCGGAAGCAGAAAAGGCGCTGAACGAAGCGCTGCGACTGGATCGCAACCATCTGCCTGCGCTCCACGAACTGCTGGATCTCAAGGTGCAGGAGAAACAATTCGCCGAAGCTGAAGAAATCCTGAAGCGACTGGAAACACTGAAGCCAGGCGACGCCCTCGTCCTCTTCTCTCGCGCCCGCTTGCGACTGGCCCAGGAGAATTCGTCCGCAGCTGAAAACGATTTGAAGCAAGCCATCGCAGCAGATCCGAGTTTCTTTCCCTCACGCGACATGCTCACCGCGCTTTACCTCACAACCGGCCGCAACGCTGAAGCACTCGCTTTCCTCGAACAATCCGCGGCTGCGTTTCCGCGGAATTTCAAGGTGCTCCTGCAAACCGCCCTGCTGCTCGACCAGGGAACGAATCACGCCCAGGCCGCTGCTGCGTACGAAAAAGCGATTGCAGTCGAACCCGACTCAACGCTGGCGCTCAATAACCTCGCTTACCTTTACGCGGAAGATCTGGGCAATCTCGAGCGGGCATTGGAACTTGCACGCCGCGCTCGCCAGCTGGCACCCGAAGACCCGGTCGTTGCGGACACTTACGGATGGGTTCAATTCAGGCGGCGCGATTATGCGCAGGCGCTTACTCCGTTGCTTGAAAGCGCGGCCAAACTGACGAACAATCCGCACGCACAATTTCACGCCGGCATGGCCAGCTACATGCAGGGTGACGAAAAGAACTCGCCCGTCTTCCTGAAGCAGGCTCTTGCGATGGATCAGAACGTAGCCGGCGCAGAACAGGCGCGGCGTTGCCTCGCGATTCTGCAGGAACCCGCGTCCTCCACCAACGAAGCCTCCATTGTGCGCCTTCAGGAACAACTTCGAATTCAGCCTGACGATCCGATTGCGGGCCGCCGCATGGCCGAGGTGCATCGACGAGCGGGAAATTGGGCGGCAGCCCGGTCAGCGCTGGAGAAGGTGCTCGAAACCACTCCGAAATCAGCGCCCGTGTTGATCGAGCTTGCGGAACTTCTCGCCGATCGCTTTGCCGATCCGAAAAAGGCGTTTGAGCTGGCGAAGCAAGCGCGGACAGCCGATGCAGCAAATCCCGCCATCGCGCAAACGTTTGCCCGGCTCGCAATGCGATCCGGAGAACAGGAATGGGCGGCGTCCGTGCTTCAGGAACAAGTTCAAAACCAGCGGCCGCCGTCTGCTGAACTTCTCTACGATTGTGCGGTCGCTTTGCACTCGATCGGGCGCACCCCGGAAGCAATCGATCATGTGCGGCGCTCCCTTGAGGCAGCACCCTCTGCAGCGGTTCAAAAGTCAGCGCAGCAATTTCTCGTCTTTGCGACGGCCACAAATGCGCCGAATGCTGAGCTTGTCGCTGACGCCCAGGCGCGCTTGAAAACGGAACCGCAATTCCTGCCTGCGCTGATGGTTGTGGCATCAGGCCAAACGACCAGCGGCGACATCGCGGCGGCGCGGAAGACGTACGAGCAGATCATGCAGGATTACCCAAAGTTCTCCCCTGCCTTGAGAGCGCTGGTGCTGTTGCCGGGATTCAAAACCGATGATCCCACCGGCCACGATCTCGCATTGCGGGCGCGGAAGGCGTATCCGCGGGATCCGCAGGTGGCGTTTGTGGCGGGCAAATCGTTCTTCCAGCGAAACGATTTCAACTCAGCGCGGCTTCCGCTAACCGATGCGACGAGCGGCACCAACGAGAATGCGGAGGCGTTGTATTATCTAGGCATGATCCGATACAAGAGCGGTGATCGTGCTCGTGGGGTTGAGGATGTGAGAAAAGCAGCGAACCTCGGACTGCCTGCTCCACTAGCCAGTGCCGCGACCGACCTTCTGATTCAGGAAGATCTCGCCAAGCAGCGCTGA
- a CDS encoding VPDSG-CTERM sorting domain-containing protein, translating into MIKTSLKVLGAASLCVIATQSASAFTAVSAPATVNNINNNPAPGAQVGDQFSIVGGSFAAYVPGPGDPTITGGDLNRYRYNMDGTVASVAGAVVDYTGSYRIFYDSNIDGLFNAGDFSYSFGTLAMTIDFSGVGPAFIANGTLHQTAGPDAGFPSSGFPNADAEFTGTYTVNSLDGSTGIVQGTITSTSVPDAGSSLVLTGIAALGIVAARRRMAA; encoded by the coding sequence ATGATTAAAACATCTTTAAAAGTGCTGGGCGCGGCATCGCTCTGCGTGATTGCCACCCAATCCGCCTCAGCCTTCACCGCCGTTTCAGCTCCTGCGACGGTCAATAACATCAATAACAATCCCGCACCCGGCGCCCAGGTTGGAGATCAATTCTCCATCGTGGGTGGCTCCTTTGCCGCCTACGTCCCTGGCCCTGGAGATCCGACCATCACTGGTGGCGACCTGAACCGGTATCGCTACAACATGGATGGAACCGTAGCCTCCGTGGCTGGTGCTGTAGTCGACTATACAGGCAGCTATCGGATTTTCTACGATTCAAACATTGACGGCCTCTTCAACGCTGGCGATTTCAGCTATTCGTTCGGAACGCTCGCAATGACAATCGATTTCAGTGGCGTTGGCCCGGCGTTCATTGCGAACGGCACGCTGCATCAGACTGCAGGTCCCGACGCAGGTTTCCCCAGTTCTGGTTTCCCTAACGCCGACGCAGAGTTTACCGGGACCTACACCGTGAATTCACTTGATGGTTCGACAGGAATCGTTCAAGGAACCATCACGAGCACGAGTGTCCCGGACGCTGGCAGCTCCCTCGTCCTGACGGGCATTGCCGCCTTGGGCATCGTTGCAGCTCGTCGCCGCATGGCCGCCTAA